In one Deinococcus carri genomic region, the following are encoded:
- a CDS encoding CRISPR-associated endonuclease Cas3'': MTKCERLFRLAALLREGPRSVRDIARNFYPTASVGGPGWSGIERAVQRDLNDLARLEPDFEALSGRPPRYRIHTQRSSLHPVELLALHAAARLTYHRASGQALYHRQALQQLTKWLPEHLQPVVNRSLKDVGHRRSREDMNLEKVSQAWMDASPLRFEYQKPGGSGQWRTNIIETYLIEAHPQNLDLYVVGLETSFHRDVRTFKLSRMRGLQSIPGERYRIPDSFDPTAFFRSAWGVVGAQGNKTVRIELRFRADAAYRILEGGYAHLDTPSRQPDGSVLASVQAPLDGSGLPREVMPWILSWGPRVDVLGPPDIRTHWLAELREACGQSAGEENMTRNRYMGHSPSRENSEWQTLRDHVEGVTRRLEHHVRYLTLPGNVPELRPYARLTGYLHDLGKYRGDFQKYRLGWNPQTRQPQQFGEKAVPHSDAGAKVMSVRMDADREAGNELPLVIANHHGRLRDVDALETRLAETDPDEVFALLELAGDEFPELIDLYNADLPALPLADTERAFLIRFLLGALVDADRLDTEEHGSPGKAKLRECHAAEQDEMALLFSRLQAEQDRKAAEDARHPQPINALRREMYAQALERAVLPPGFFRLTLPTGGGKTLTSLAFALEHARVHGLRRVVYAVPFTTIIDQTAKVFRGVLEREGEFKVLEHHSNLEVKEREEGQEHQTSASELATENWDAPVIVTTTVRLFQETLFGTRTAQLRRLHNLTGSVIVLDEAQSLPAHLLRPVLDALQFLVRYGGCSVVLCTATQPALDESLGFPSLKGVRDLVPDAARYFDELRRVNYEFRLTEPTPWPTLAAELSEQEQVLCIVNTRQHARDLYGLLGEDEANFHLSTGMCPAHRKRELARIRERLAGGLPCRVVSTQLIEAGIDVDFPRVYRALGPLEAIVQAAGRCNREGKLEAGQVVVFRPEDHKMPRGDYEVRERLAASLLKGEPNLHDPAIFAPYFSKVYSNVSTAPKVKILGGEKDFFAAHAGLYFTQVADAFQMIEGDMLPVIIRGYEGARVDALLATLQGSHSKRERQDAWRALQQYTVNIYAHQADQLRHLLADVPELKQRADWLGVEPPKVRQWPPTAKYDDKLGIVPEMADDLFTTL, encoded by the coding sequence TTGACCAAATGTGAGCGTCTGTTTCGCCTGGCGGCCCTGCTGCGGGAGGGGCCGCGCAGTGTGCGGGACATCGCCCGGAACTTCTACCCCACGGCGTCCGTCGGTGGGCCAGGCTGGAGCGGCATCGAGCGCGCGGTGCAGCGCGACCTGAATGACCTCGCCCGCCTCGAACCCGACTTCGAGGCCTTGTCCGGCAGGCCGCCGCGCTACCGCATCCACACCCAGCGCAGTTCGCTGCATCCGGTGGAACTGCTGGCGCTGCACGCCGCGGCCCGGCTCACCTACCACCGGGCGTCGGGTCAGGCGCTGTACCACCGGCAGGCCCTCCAGCAGTTGACGAAGTGGCTTCCCGAGCATCTTCAGCCCGTGGTGAACCGCAGCCTGAAGGACGTGGGGCACCGCCGCAGCCGCGAGGACATGAACCTCGAAAAGGTCTCGCAGGCCTGGATGGACGCCTCCCCGCTGCGTTTCGAGTACCAGAAGCCCGGCGGCAGCGGGCAGTGGCGCACCAACATCATCGAGACGTACCTGATAGAGGCGCATCCCCAGAACCTCGACCTGTACGTGGTCGGCCTGGAAACCAGCTTTCACCGCGACGTGCGGACTTTCAAGCTCTCGCGGATGCGGGGCCTGCAATCCATTCCCGGCGAGCGCTACCGCATTCCCGACAGCTTCGACCCCACCGCCTTTTTCCGCTCCGCCTGGGGCGTGGTGGGTGCGCAGGGCAACAAAACGGTGAGAATCGAGCTGCGTTTCCGTGCCGATGCCGCCTACCGCATTCTGGAAGGTGGGTACGCCCATCTGGATACCCCCAGCCGCCAACCCGACGGCAGCGTGCTGGCCTCGGTGCAGGCTCCCCTTGACGGCAGCGGCCTCCCGCGCGAGGTCATGCCCTGGATTCTGAGTTGGGGGCCGCGTGTAGACGTGCTGGGGCCGCCGGACATTCGTACCCACTGGCTGGCCGAACTGCGGGAGGCGTGCGGGCAATCGGCGGGAGAGGAGAACATGACCAGAAACCGTTATATGGGCCACAGCCCCAGCCGGGAAAACTCCGAGTGGCAGACGCTCAGGGACCACGTGGAGGGGGTCACGCGCCGCCTGGAACATCACGTGCGGTATCTCACCCTGCCGGGGAATGTGCCGGAACTGCGGCCCTACGCGCGGCTTACCGGCTACCTGCACGACCTGGGCAAGTACCGCGGGGACTTCCAGAAGTACCGTCTGGGTTGGAATCCGCAGACCAGGCAACCGCAACAGTTCGGGGAAAAAGCGGTGCCTCACAGCGACGCGGGAGCGAAGGTCATGAGCGTTCGCATGGACGCCGACCGAGAAGCAGGCAACGAACTGCCCCTCGTCATCGCCAACCATCACGGGCGGCTGCGGGACGTGGACGCCCTGGAAACAAGGCTGGCCGAGACCGACCCGGACGAGGTGTTCGCCCTGCTGGAACTAGCGGGGGACGAGTTCCCGGAGCTGATAGACCTGTACAACGCCGATCTGCCCGCCCTGCCGCTGGCGGACACCGAACGCGCCTTCCTGATTCGCTTCCTGCTGGGCGCGCTGGTGGATGCCGACCGCCTGGACACCGAGGAACACGGCAGCCCCGGCAAGGCGAAGTTGCGTGAATGCCATGCCGCCGAACAGGACGAGATGGCGCTCCTCTTTTCCCGCCTCCAGGCCGAGCAGGACCGCAAAGCCGCCGAGGACGCCCGCCATCCGCAGCCCATCAACGCCCTGCGCCGCGAGATGTACGCGCAGGCCCTGGAACGGGCAGTGCTGCCCCCCGGCTTCTTCCGGCTCACCCTGCCGACCGGCGGCGGCAAGACCCTGACCTCGCTCGCGTTTGCGCTGGAACACGCGCGGGTGCATGGCCTGCGCCGGGTGGTCTATGCCGTCCCCTTCACCACCATCATCGACCAGACCGCGAAGGTGTTCCGCGGGGTGCTGGAACGGGAAGGCGAGTTCAAGGTGCTGGAACATCACAGCAACCTGGAAGTGAAGGAACGCGAGGAAGGGCAGGAACACCAGACCAGCGCCTCCGAACTGGCGACCGAGAACTGGGACGCGCCCGTCATCGTCACGACCACCGTGCGGCTGTTTCAGGAAACGCTGTTCGGCACGCGCACGGCGCAACTCCGGCGACTGCACAACCTGACCGGCAGCGTCATCGTGCTGGACGAGGCGCAGAGCCTCCCCGCGCACCTGCTGCGGCCCGTGCTGGACGCCCTGCAATTTCTGGTGCGGTACGGCGGGTGCAGCGTGGTGCTGTGTACCGCCACCCAGCCCGCGCTGGACGAATCGCTGGGCTTTCCCAGCCTGAAGGGCGTCCGCGACCTGGTGCCCGACGCCGCCCGCTACTTCGATGAACTCCGGCGCGTGAACTACGAGTTCCGGCTGACGGAGCCGACCCCGTGGCCCACCCTCGCCGCCGAGCTGAGCGAGCAGGAACAGGTGCTGTGTATCGTCAACACCCGCCAGCATGCGCGCGACCTCTACGGCCTGCTGGGAGAGGACGAGGCGAACTTTCACCTCAGCACGGGCATGTGCCCGGCACACCGTAAGCGCGAGCTGGCGCGGATTCGGGAGCGGCTGGCCGGGGGGCTGCCCTGCCGCGTCGTCTCCACCCAACTGATTGAGGCGGGCATCGACGTGGACTTCCCCCGCGTCTACCGTGCGCTGGGGCCGCTGGAGGCCATCGTGCAGGCGGCGGGCCGCTGCAACCGCGAGGGAAAGCTGGAGGCCGGGCAGGTTGTCGTCTTCCGCCCCGAAGACCACAAGATGCCCCGGGGGGATTACGAGGTGCGCGAGCGTCTAGCTGCCAGCCTTCTGAAAGGCGAGCCGAACCTGCACGACCCGGCCATCTTCGCGCCGTATTTCAGCAAGGTCTACAGCAACGTGAGCACCGCGCCGAAGGTCAAGATTCTAGGCGGGGAGAAGGACTTTTTTGCCGCCCACGCGGGGCTGTACTTCACGCAGGTGGCCGACGCCTTCCAGATGATTGAGGGGGACATGCTGCCCGTCATCATTCGCGGTTACGAGGGGGCGCGGGTGGACGCCCTGCTGGCGACCCTGCAAGGCAGCCACAGCAAGCGCGAGCGGCAGGACGCCTGGCGGGCTTTGCAGCAGTACACGGTCAACATCTACGCGCACCAGGCCGACCAGCTGAGGCATCTGCTGGCCGACGTGCCGGAGCTAAAGCAACGGGCGGATTGGCTCGGCGTGGAGCCGCCGAAGGTCAGGCAGTGGCCGCCCACCGCGAAGTACGACGACAAGCTGGGCATTGTCCCCGAGATGGCCGATGACCTGTTCACGACGCTGTAG
- a CDS encoding EAL domain-containing protein — protein MTDGYVAFDRNWQLTYINGAARRLFPSAQSPLGIRVHDLLPEAVRFLERLEPVMWGGGPVAFEAACPTLDRQLSVRAYPTAEGAEVFCQEVTDLRRTQQDALHLLQLTDTLNAASQLEQVIATVLEHLHQEAHGVLVALHDPAREMLDVRYTVDFDEELVRPYREVPVSAHLPLTDTFRTGELRVWPRAACQAQYPELGLDDRTRALVGVPLIASGRILGVLLLSLRQTDTLDTATRGRLTWLAAHCASAIERAQLYEQARRSEGRYRMLLETTHAILWETESDFQSRQPMPSWEAFTGQTYEAYQGLGYLNAVHPEDRERVQADILTGMTAAQPFVMGARLMTASGVYREVVAHAVPVADERGVVQTWTGTMRDVTEERQRQRWEAETGEILVALSRAGDARSVYRVALETVTRLMGTSRALLAGHLQGSGTLRVLAGQEVAPELLGHLRQFVLNPDTGLGTRVAQGGPFWLHDALREGRLPHLLAGNLLEGQGDILMVPLRHQQELTGLLALGFAQGQRPTEDALEHLLWLQPHLAQALQRAQLLYALERSEAQAQAILTALEEGVMLFDMQGQIVSANQTARRLLELDPEQPLETFDLKGHLLDELGRPLAPGTSPSARALNTGQAVKNEVLQLAGCEGQTIWFSVTATPLLEDGGLRGAVVSFTDITEAYTLRKQLEAQAHQDELTGLPNRRTFNQALERLTQGSQQAVLLIDVDQFKLVNDTYGHHMGDALLRVIAQRLTWHLEEHVLVTRLAGDEYGLLLPGVGAAEAARVAQELVALLGQPVSINEIEFHVSVCIGLCVSPQDGQTSTELYQHADLALHEAKRNGPGHWCAYTPSLGLTQLRRVLIERQLRSALQEGRLDVYYQPIVNLVRQEWSSFEALARWQDPDLGWVSPAEFIRVAEEAGLISDLGTVILRRALRQSVAWTAQWGRPVTVSVNVSATQLMRPEFPAHVAQLLQETGANARQLTLELTEAVVVQEADFVTAQLHALRELGVCVALDDFGTGFSSLAILGRLPIDILKVDRAFVRQVHQEPRRQALLSAVMLLGQRLGITVVAEGVEEQRELDVLQGVGCTHVQGYYFARPQPAEVIPPHGTPPPVP, from the coding sequence ATGACAGACGGTTATGTCGCCTTTGACCGGAACTGGCAGCTCACCTACATCAACGGTGCGGCCAGACGTCTCTTTCCTTCCGCACAATCGCCCCTGGGAATACGGGTCCACGACCTGCTGCCGGAAGCCGTTCGCTTTCTCGAACGGCTGGAGCCGGTGATGTGGGGCGGCGGGCCTGTGGCCTTTGAGGCCGCCTGCCCCACCCTTGACCGTCAGTTGAGCGTCAGGGCTTACCCGACGGCGGAGGGGGCCGAGGTGTTCTGTCAGGAGGTCACGGACCTCCGGCGCACCCAGCAAGACGCGCTCCACCTGCTCCAGTTGACGGACACGCTGAACGCGGCCAGTCAGCTTGAGCAGGTGATTGCCACGGTGCTGGAGCACCTGCACCAGGAAGCGCACGGGGTGCTGGTGGCCCTGCACGACCCCGCGCGCGAGATGCTCGATGTCCGGTACACGGTCGACTTCGACGAGGAACTCGTTCGCCCCTACCGCGAGGTGCCGGTCAGCGCCCACCTGCCACTCACGGACACCTTCCGGACGGGCGAGCTGAGGGTGTGGCCCAGAGCGGCCTGCCAGGCCCAGTACCCGGAGCTGGGGCTGGACGACCGGACCCGGGCGCTGGTGGGGGTGCCCTTGATTGCCAGTGGCCGGATCCTGGGTGTTCTGCTGCTCAGCCTGCGGCAGACGGACACCCTGGACACGGCCACGCGCGGCCGGCTCACCTGGCTCGCCGCCCACTGCGCGAGTGCCATCGAGCGTGCCCAGCTCTATGAGCAGGCCCGGCGCAGCGAGGGCCGGTACCGCATGCTGCTCGAAACGACCCACGCCATCCTCTGGGAAACGGAGAGCGATTTCCAGTCCCGGCAACCGATGCCGTCCTGGGAGGCGTTTACCGGCCAGACCTACGAGGCCTACCAGGGCCTGGGTTATCTGAACGCGGTGCACCCCGAGGACCGGGAGCGTGTGCAGGCGGACATCCTGACGGGCATGACCGCCGCCCAACCGTTCGTGATGGGGGCGCGGCTGATGACGGCCAGCGGGGTCTACCGCGAGGTGGTGGCCCACGCCGTGCCCGTTGCGGACGAACGGGGCGTGGTGCAGACGTGGACCGGCACCATGCGCGACGTGACCGAGGAACGCCAGCGCCAGCGCTGGGAGGCCGAGACCGGGGAGATCCTGGTGGCGCTCAGCCGTGCGGGGGATGCCCGGTCGGTGTACCGCGTCGCCCTGGAGACGGTCACGCGCCTGATGGGCACGTCCCGCGCGCTGCTCGCCGGCCATCTCCAGGGCAGCGGCACGCTGCGGGTGCTGGCCGGCCAGGAGGTGGCCCCGGAACTGCTCGGGCACCTGCGGCAGTTCGTGCTCAACCCGGACACCGGCCTGGGAACCAGGGTGGCGCAGGGCGGCCCCTTCTGGCTGCACGACGCCCTCCGGGAAGGCCGCCTGCCCCACCTCCTGGCCGGGAACCTGCTGGAGGGACAGGGCGACATCCTGATGGTCCCGCTGCGCCACCAGCAGGAACTCACCGGCCTGCTGGCGCTGGGTTTCGCCCAGGGGCAGCGGCCCACGGAGGACGCGCTGGAACACCTGCTGTGGTTGCAGCCCCACCTGGCCCAGGCGCTGCAACGCGCCCAGTTGCTGTACGCCCTGGAACGCAGCGAGGCGCAGGCCCAGGCCATCCTCACGGCCCTGGAAGAAGGGGTGATGCTGTTCGACATGCAGGGCCAGATCGTCTCGGCCAATCAAACGGCCCGCCGCCTGCTGGAGCTGGACCCGGAGCAGCCGCTGGAGACGTTCGACCTGAAGGGGCACCTGCTGGACGAACTGGGCCGCCCCCTGGCCCCCGGAACTTCCCCGTCGGCGCGCGCGCTGAACACGGGCCAGGCCGTCAAGAACGAGGTTCTCCAACTGGCCGGGTGCGAGGGGCAGACCATCTGGTTTTCCGTGACAGCCACCCCCCTGCTGGAAGACGGGGGGCTGCGCGGGGCCGTGGTGTCGTTCACGGACATCACCGAGGCCTACACCCTGCGCAAGCAACTGGAGGCCCAGGCGCACCAGGACGAGCTGACGGGCCTGCCCAACCGCCGGACGTTCAACCAGGCGCTGGAGCGGCTGACCCAGGGGTCGCAGCAGGCCGTGCTGCTGATCGACGTGGACCAGTTCAAGCTGGTGAACGACACCTACGGCCATCACATGGGCGACGCGCTCCTGCGGGTGATCGCGCAGCGGCTGACCTGGCATCTGGAAGAGCACGTGCTGGTCACGCGGCTGGCAGGCGACGAGTATGGCCTGCTCCTGCCCGGCGTCGGGGCTGCGGAGGCCGCCCGGGTCGCCCAGGAACTCGTGGCCCTCCTCGGCCAGCCGGTGTCGATCAACGAGATCGAATTCCACGTCAGCGTCTGCATCGGCCTGTGCGTGAGTCCGCAGGACGGGCAGACCAGCACCGAACTCTACCAGCACGCCGATCTCGCCCTGCATGAGGCCAAGCGGAACGGGCCGGGCCACTGGTGCGCCTATACGCCGAGCCTGGGGCTGACTCAACTGCGCCGGGTGCTGATCGAGCGGCAGTTGCGCAGCGCCCTGCAGGAGGGCCGCCTGGACGTGTATTACCAGCCCATCGTGAATCTCGTCCGGCAGGAGTGGAGTTCTTTCGAGGCGCTGGCACGCTGGCAGGACCCGGACCTGGGCTGGGTCAGCCCGGCGGAGTTCATCCGGGTGGCCGAGGAAGCCGGGCTGATCAGCGACCTGGGCACCGTGATCCTGCGCCGCGCCCTGCGGCAGAGCGTCGCGTGGACGGCGCAGTGGGGCCGGCCCGTCACGGTCAGCGTGAACGTCAGCGCCACGCAGTTGATGCGCCCGGAGTTTCCCGCCCACGTGGCCCAGCTTCTGCAGGAGACCGGCGCGAACGCCCGGCAGCTAACCCTGGAACTCACCGAGGCGGTGGTGGTGCAGGAGGCCGACTTCGTGACGGCACAACTGCACGCCCTGCGCGAACTCGGCGTCTGTGTGGCCCTGGACGATTTCGGGACGGGCTTTTCCAGCCTCGCGATCCTGGGGCGGCTGCCCATCGACATCCTGAAAGTCGATCGGGCGTTCGTCCGGCAGGTGCATCAGGAGCCGCGCCGCCAGGCCCTGCTCTCGGCGGTCATGCTGCTCGGCCAGCGCCTGGGCATCACCGTGGTGGCGGAGGGGGTCGAGGAGCAGCGGGAACTCGACGTCCTGCAGGGCGTCGGCTGCACCCACGTCCAGGGGTACTACTTTGCCCGGCCCCAGCCCGCCGAGGTGATTCCCCCCCACGGAACGCCGCCCCCGGTCCCCTGA
- a CDS encoding EAL domain-containing protein translates to MSPATLPSRVQARLAALSRYERLHTPPEEPLERLTRLAAHTFGVPVALIHSAADQQQLFRSWYGHPATGPEGAFCAHALQVGEPGEIVVVPDTARDPRCEGWPLPEFRFYAGVPLWTPEGRPLGSLGLMDRPPRADLTAPERLLLMDLAAVVTDACTQRLAEQALLTVQHLLEDEQRQLDLILSKTRTVVWINDLQSGAVEVKANFEALGIPPTFAPTTQQQLMSIIHAEDRSVAQGQMQRILQQGQDYELPARLVMPDGREFTTQTRAHVQRDDAGQPTQLFGVTYDVSAQQRAEQALAKSEAKLRHIIEHTQDAIYIKDHTGRYLLVNPAAAEMMNSTVEAIVGRTDGAFVDEAERVRLTRLDQQVMSTGQSVSYEYPLVFGGAPRMLLTTKFPFVEQGQVRGIVGISRDITQQKQMEQALRETNAQLEARVRERTHTLQQLNQQLQHDAFHDALTGLPNRALYMDRLEHAIQRKLNRHANNFAVLFLDFDRFKLVNDSLGHAAGDELLLGIAARLRGATAPANTVARLGGDEFVILLEDVSSRQDVERRVEALLQQFTAPFIVAGQELRSTVSIGVTLCEQTYTSAEDALRDADIAMYRAKSERRGGYAIFEPAMRERQIALMNLQRDLRKAVEYGELLVHYQPIVALADRSVLGFEALVRWQHPRHGLISPGEFIPLAEESGLICEIDLWVLREACQQVGTWMNELGTPLTLNVNLSARHFEQPDVVGQVQHVLGETGFPARHLRLEITERLLVSGSSASLDTLKQLQALGIGVVVDDFGTGYSSLSYLQRLPLDGLKIDRSFMSMVTQEPEVLRTIVNLGRHLELHVVAEGIEEEQQLHHLQEMACQLGQGYLFGRPLAPEGARQLLQEPGSLS, encoded by the coding sequence ATGTCCCCAGCCACATTGCCTTCCCGTGTCCAGGCACGCTTGGCCGCCCTGTCACGCTACGAGCGCCTGCATACCCCTCCCGAGGAGCCGCTGGAGCGCCTGACGCGCCTGGCCGCCCACACGTTCGGTGTCCCGGTCGCCCTGATCCACTCCGCCGCGGACCAGCAGCAGCTCTTCCGGTCCTGGTACGGGCACCCGGCCACTGGCCCGGAAGGGGCCTTCTGCGCCCACGCCCTCCAGGTGGGCGAGCCGGGTGAGATCGTGGTCGTGCCGGACACCGCCCGCGATCCGCGCTGTGAGGGGTGGCCCCTGCCGGAGTTCCGCTTCTATGCCGGCGTGCCCCTGTGGACCCCGGAGGGACGGCCCCTGGGCAGCCTGGGCCTGATGGACCGGCCACCCCGGGCGGATCTCACGGCCCCCGAGCGGCTCCTGCTAATGGATCTCGCGGCCGTGGTGACGGACGCCTGCACGCAACGTCTGGCCGAGCAGGCCCTGCTGACCGTACAGCACCTGCTGGAAGACGAGCAGCGCCAACTGGACCTGATCCTGTCCAAGACCCGCACCGTGGTCTGGATCAATGACCTCCAGTCGGGTGCGGTGGAAGTCAAGGCCAATTTCGAGGCGCTGGGCATTCCCCCGACGTTTGCGCCCACGACGCAGCAGCAACTGATGTCCATCATTCATGCGGAGGACCGCTCCGTGGCCCAGGGCCAGATGCAGCGCATCCTCCAGCAGGGGCAGGACTACGAGCTGCCTGCCCGCCTGGTGATGCCCGACGGCCGCGAGTTCACGACGCAGACCCGCGCGCACGTGCAGCGGGACGACGCCGGCCAGCCCACCCAGCTGTTCGGCGTGACCTACGACGTCAGCGCCCAGCAACGGGCGGAGCAGGCGCTGGCCAAGAGTGAGGCGAAGCTGCGCCACATCATCGAACACACCCAGGACGCGATCTACATCAAGGACCACACGGGCCGCTACCTGCTGGTCAATCCCGCCGCCGCCGAGATGATGAACAGCACGGTGGAGGCCATCGTGGGCCGCACGGACGGGGCGTTCGTGGACGAGGCCGAGCGTGTCCGGCTCACCCGGCTCGACCAGCAGGTGATGAGTACGGGCCAGAGCGTGTCCTACGAGTACCCCCTGGTGTTCGGCGGCGCGCCGCGCATGTTGCTCACCACCAAGTTTCCCTTCGTGGAGCAGGGGCAGGTGCGCGGCATCGTGGGTATCAGCCGGGACATCACCCAGCAGAAGCAGATGGAACAGGCCCTGCGCGAGACCAACGCCCAGCTCGAAGCCCGGGTCCGCGAGCGCACGCACACCCTCCAGCAGCTCAACCAGCAGTTGCAGCACGACGCCTTTCACGACGCCCTGACCGGGCTTCCCAACCGCGCCCTGTACATGGACCGCCTGGAGCACGCCATCCAGCGCAAGCTCAACCGGCACGCCAACAACTTCGCGGTGCTGTTCCTGGACTTCGACCGCTTCAAGCTCGTCAACGACAGCCTGGGCCACGCCGCCGGGGACGAACTGCTGCTGGGCATCGCGGCCCGTCTGCGCGGGGCGACGGCCCCGGCGAACACCGTCGCCCGCCTGGGCGGGGACGAATTCGTGATCCTGCTGGAGGACGTGTCCTCCAGGCAGGACGTCGAGCGGCGGGTGGAGGCCCTCCTGCAACAGTTCACGGCCCCCTTCATCGTGGCGGGCCAGGAACTGCGCAGCACGGTCAGCATCGGCGTGACGCTGTGCGAGCAGACGTACACCAGCGCCGAGGATGCCCTGCGGGACGCCGATATCGCCATGTACCGCGCGAAATCAGAACGCCGCGGCGGCTACGCCATCTTCGAGCCGGCCATGCGGGAGCGCCAGATCGCGTTGATGAACCTGCAACGCGATCTGCGCAAGGCCGTGGAGTACGGGGAACTGCTGGTGCACTACCAGCCTATCGTGGCGCTGGCCGACCGGTCCGTGCTGGGCTTCGAGGCCCTGGTGCGCTGGCAGCATCCCCGGCACGGCCTGATCTCGCCGGGGGAGTTCATTCCCCTGGCCGAGGAAAGTGGCCTCATCTGTGAGATCGACCTGTGGGTGCTGCGCGAGGCCTGCCAGCAGGTGGGCACCTGGATGAACGAGCTGGGAACGCCGCTGACCCTGAACGTCAACCTCTCCGCCCGGCATTTCGAGCAGCCGGACGTGGTGGGGCAGGTTCAGCATGTCCTCGGGGAAACCGGGTTCCCGGCCCGGCACCTCCGGCTGGAGATCACCGAACGCCTGCTGGTCAGTGGGTCGAGCGCGAGCCTGGACACCCTGAAACAGCTTCAGGCCCTGGGGATTGGGGTGGTGGTGGACGACTTCGGCACCGGGTATTCCAGCCTCAGCTACCTGCAACGGCTGCCCCTGGACGGCCTGAAGATCGACCGGTCGTTCATGTCGATGGTGACACAGGAGCCGGAGGTCCTGCGGACCATCGTGAACCTGGGCCGGCATCTGGAACTGCATGTGGTGGCGGAAGGCATCGAGGAGGAACAGCAGCTGCACCACCTTCAGGAGATGGCCTGCCAGCTCGGCCAGGGGTACCTGTTCGGCCGGCCGCTGGCTCCCGAGGGGGCCAGGCAGCTGCTGCAAGAGCCTGGCTCCCTGTCCTGA